The following proteins are co-located in the Colletotrichum lupini chromosome 4, complete sequence genome:
- a CDS encoding GDSL-like Lipase/Acylhydrolase, which yields MMMMHSLSTVLACVSAVTATILENGRPRLTSFTDTKVDPTLGDFKTYDADADEISYKGRWDSKQISWWAIAGLDWMHTNVTAGGTHQFGSPKTPGIDLAGPVSPVTFEMRVTNWAYGVQIDKVHVDSGEQLVKIPDYPRRVEFIGDSLSAGMYNTYEALAGFAYGVGAGLGDTEYSITAYPGICVADQDCWGNPRGQSHQWFYTSDTGGRAANIWGDEPEPWDFSKSPPADLAVINLGTNDANAANNVTKATYVEHYKRLIQGIHGKWPEAQVIVMQMWQGFFQDGNTYGQNIDLRDEVYSVYEYFNSEEYLTNPTTWDAVTNTTEQTGKPVSPFVHFFNTTGILQHNDIAPQWHPTDVGQIKVASHLIQYITLKLGWPLYATGPEVYHETLYWNDQSSY from the exons ATGATGATGATGCACTCACTCTCAACGGTACTGGCTTGTGTCTCTGCTGTCACCGCAACTATCTTAGAAAATGGCCGCCCAAGACTAACGAGCTTCACCGATACGAAGGTGGATCCGACTCTTGGCGACTTCAAGACGTACGATGCCGATGCCGATGAGATATCATACAAAGGTCGATGGGATTCTAAGCAGATATCGTGGTGGGC AATCGCGGGCCTAGACTGGATGCACACAAATGTCACGGCGGGCGGCACTCACCAGTTCGGGAGCCCCAAAACTCCAGGCATCGACCTAGCTGGTCCTGTCAGTCCAGTCACTTTTGAGATGAGAGTGACAAACTGGGCTTATGGAGTCCAAATCGACAAGGTCCATGTGGATTCTGGAGAACAGCTTGTCAAGATTCCCGACTATCCTCGTCGGGTCGAATTCATCGGTGATAGCCTGTCAGCAGGCATGTATAATACGTACGAGGCGCTCGCGGGATTTGCCTACGGTGTCGGCGCGGGTCTGGGAGACACTGAGTATTCCATCACGGCCTACCCGGGCATTTGCGTTGCTGACCAGGACTGTTGGGGCAATCCTCGAGGGCAATCTCACCAATGGTTCTACACATCGGACACGGGTGGACGGGCGGCCAACATATGGGGAG ATGAGCCAGAACCTTGGGACTTCTCCAAAAGCCCTCCTGCCGACCTAGCTGTCATCAACCTTGGCACAAACGATGCGAATGCTGCAAACAACGTCACCAAAGCCACCTACGTTGAGCATTACAAGAGACTCATTCAGGGTATCCACGGAAAGTGGCCCGAAGCTCAGGTCATAGTCATG CAAATGTGGCAAGGCTTTTTCCAAGATGGCAATACGTACGGTCAAAATATCGATCTTCGGGACGAAGTATACAGCGTTTACGAGTACTTCAACTCGGAAGAGTATCTAACCAACCCCACAACTTGGGATGCTGTCACAAACACCACCGAGCAGACGGGTAAGCCGGTGTCACCTTTCGTGCATTTCTTCAACACCACAGGCATCCTCCAGCACAACGACATCGCGCCACAGTGGCATCCGACGGATGTCGGCCAGATCAAGGTCGCGAGCCACCTGATACAGTACATCACGCTGAAGCTCGGCTGGCCCCTGTATGCTACCGGACCCGA GGTATACCATGAGACCCTGTACTGGAACGATCAGTCTAGCTATTAA